In Takifugu flavidus isolate HTHZ2018 chromosome 13, ASM371156v2, whole genome shotgun sequence, the following are encoded in one genomic region:
- the LOC130535846 gene encoding kelch-like protein 25, with product MSADALEVPTMSVTLHENRKSRASLGSLNVSLFHKPSHPDAVLTHLNGMRKQRMLTDVTLWAGERSFPCHRAVLAACSHYFEAMFSGGLRESLDSDVNFRDSIHPEVLELLLDFAYSSRVIISEENAESLLEAGDMLQFHDVRDAAAEFLESHLNPCNCLGMMLLSDAHQCKRLYELSWRMCLLHYQTLKDTEDFYYLSKEKLLELIASDELEIEDEQVVFGSVMRWLRYDLEARRHHLPELLRGTRLALLPSEFLLKVVACEELVMADRRSRSAVEEAVQCKKILQNDGVVTSACARPRKAGHTLLILGGQTFMCDKIYQVDHKAKEIIRKADLPSPRKEFSACAIGCKVYVTGGRGSENGVSKDVWVYDAVHEEWSKGAPMLIARFGHGSAELENSLYVVGGHTAIAGVFPASPSVSLKQVERYDPFGNKWFMMAPLRDGVSNAAVVSAKLKLFVFGGTNIHRDKASKVQSYDPACNRWDFAAECPQPWRYTAAAVLGSQIFIMGGDTEFTAASAYRFDCDTNQWTRVGDMTSKRMSCHAVASGNKLYVVGGYFGTQRCKTLDCYDPITDSWNSITTVPYSLIPTAFVSTWKHVPA from the exons ATGTCAGCTGACGCCCTGGAGGTGCCGACCATGTCTGTGACGCTTCACGAGAACCGGAAATCCCGCGCCAGCCTGGGGTCCCTGAACGTCTCTCTGTTCCACAAGCCTTCCCATCCCGACGCCGTCCTGACGCACCTGAACGGGATGAGGAAGCAGCGCATGCTGACCGACGTGACCCTGTGGGCAGGAGAGCGCTCCTTCCCGTGCCACAG GGCCGTGCTGGCGGCGTGCAGCCATTACTTCGAAGCCATGTTCAGCGGAGGCCTGCGCGAAAGCCTGGACAGCGACGTGAACTTCCGGGACAGCATTCACCCCGAggtcctggagctcctgctggacttTGCCTATTCTTCCCGAGTCATCATAAGCGAAGAGAACGCCGAGTCGCTGCTGGAGGCGGGCGACATGCTGCAGTTCCACGACGTCCGGGACGCGGCGGCGGAGTTCCTGGAGAGCCACCTGAACCCGTGCAACTGCCTGGGGATGATGCTGCTGTCGGACGCTCACCAGTGCAAGCGGCTGTACGAGCTCTCCTGGAGGATGTGTCTGCTCCACTACCAGACG CTGAAGGACACGGAGGACTTCTACTACCTGTCcaaggagaagctgctggagctgattgCGAGCGATGAGCTGGAGATCGAAGACGAACAG GTGGTGTTCGGATCTGTGATGCGGTGGCTCCGCTACGACCTGGAGGCCCGACGTCACCACCTGCCCGAGCTGCTGAGGGGGACCCGGTTGGCCCTGCTGCCCTCGGAATTTCTGCTGAAGGTCGTCGCCTGTGAGGAGCTTGTGATGGCCGACAGGAGGAGCAG GTCCGCCGTGGAAGAGGCGGTGCAGTGTAAGAAGATCCTCCAGAACGACGGCGTGGTGACCAGCGCCTGCGCGCGGCCACGGAAGGCTGGACACACGCTGCTCATCCTGGGGGGGCAGACCTTCATGTGTGACAAGATCTACCAG GTGGACCACAAGGCCAAGGAGATCATCCGTAAGGCGGACCTGCCCAGCCCCCGGAAGGAGTTCAGCGCCTGCGCCATCGGCTGCAAGGTCTACGTgacgggggggcgggggtcggAGAACGGCGTCTCCAAGGACGTGTGGGTCTACGACGCCGTCCACGAGGAGTGGTCCAAAGGGGCGCCCATGCTGATCGCCAG GTTCGGCCACGGGTCGGCGGAGCTGGAGAACAGCCTGTACGTGGTCGGGGGTCACACGGCCATCGCCGGGGTGTTTCCTGCGTCTCCGTCCGTCTCCCTCAAACAG GTGGAGCGCTACGACCCCTTCGGGAACAAGTGGTTCATGATGGCGCCTCTCCGGGACGGCGTCAGCAACGCCGCCGTGGTCAGCGCCAAACTCAAGCTCTTCGTCTTCGGGGGCACCAACATCCACCGCGACAAGGCGTCCAAG GTGCAGAGCTACGACCCCGCCTGCAACCGCTGGGACTTCGCCGCCGAGTGTCCGCAGCCGTGGCGATacaccgccgccgccgtcctggGCAGCCAGATCTTCATCATGGGCGGCGACACCGAGTTCACGGCGGCGTCCGCGTACCGCTTCGACTGCGACACCAACCAGTGGACTCGGGTGGGCGACATGACGTCCAAGAGGATGAGCTGCCACGCCGTGGCGTCGGGCAACAAGCTGTACGTGGTGGGCGGGTACTTCGGGACGCAGCGCTGTAAAACGCTGGACTGCTACGACCCCATCACGGACAGCTGGAACTCCATCACCACGGTGCCGTACTCCCTGATCCCCACCGCCTTCGTCAGCACGTGGAAACACGTCCCGGCGTGA